GACAAGTTTGAGTGTGCATGGAACGGCTCGGACAGGTACCTGATGTGTCTGGATGCGTTTGTCGCAgtgcttttgtgtttctgtaccTATTTGTGTAAGAACTAAATGTCCTGAGGACGCATGTAATACTGGTCACTACATATCCTTTATGGGACTGAATAGGCTACAACTAAAACATCAGTCTATtaaatgtatattatatatattaaatactcAACAAAATGGTATTTTGCAGTGCATCGGGTTATAGTTTAATGTGCTATTGATCTTAGAAAAaaattgttcttttaaaatgtaattggaGTGAAAACAGTTCAGAGAGTGTTTGTGTATTAGCCAGAGAAACTGTTGTTTTCTAGAGCTCTGGGGAAGGCAATGCTGTCAATTAGTCCACCCCTTTTTGCTCAACAATTATTAGAAGGATTGCCATGAAATATTGTTTAGAGATTCATAATCCTGAGAGGATGACTCCTGATAATTTCTGTGACTTTCCACCCAACATCAACACTAAGTATCTACAAAATGAACAGCCTCAACTTAATGAGcaaatgttaacatgctaaaATTTGATTCGAATTAGGAAATACGGCAAGTTTGTCTGCTACACGGCATCATGTTAACATTGATGTagtgagcatgttagcatttgtCACAGCCTCACAGAATCACGAGTATGACTGCAGACTCTTGTCTTGTTGTAAAGctgcttttgatttttttttcagaaatatttagTGCTGTTGTGCAAATGTTATTTCATTCACCTTCTTAGATTTATCTCAAAACCTGGGTACATTTAACTGAAACTATTTGCATGGCCATAAATCActtgaagagaaaagaaaaacaccttttTGTAATTTGGGTGAACCTATCTTTTAAATGTTGAACTGAAGCTTATCAGGTTAAGTCAAGAAATTAGTCAATGAATAGTGCATATTACTGCTTAAAAATACCCTTAGCACTGGAAAACAGCATCAACCACCAAGCTGGCAACCTacacatgaaaatgacaaactttGCCAAGCTTTTCAACTGCACAGGCAACCCCTCTTGTGTTTTTGATGAATTGCATTTTAACAACAGTGCTTGAATCCCTACATGCAAATATTCCAGCAAAGCATTTCCCTGACGCTATTACAGGGGcaccgttgctgcatcctgggctttgCGCCGCTCAagacaactgtgattggtttaaagaaatacaaaaactcTGCAGAGGTTTTCCCCCTATAGCAGAACGATAATGAGGTATTGATACAGTACAGTGGAGAATGGTCTGTCTGTGCAAGACTAGATAATGAAGGTCATCCAGTGAAACATTTACATCAACCCATTAGCTATACCTGCTGATGCTTTACAACACAGCAAAGAGAATTAAAAATCTTTAGTCTATAGTAACTGACTCTCTCCTCCTGCTGTCCAGTGTGATCATGACCGGAGCCTACAACAACTTCTTCCGAATGTTTGACCGCAACACCAAACGCGACGTGACCCTGGAGGCATCAAGAGAAAGCAGCAAACCCAGAGCTGTCCTGAAGCCGCGAAGGGTCTGCGCCGCTGGAGGAAAGCGCCGGAAGGATGACATCAGCGTGGACAGCCTGGACTTCACCAAGAAGATCCTCCATACAGCCTGGCACCCGACCGAGAACATCATCGCCATCGCTGCCACCAACAACCTGTACATCTTCCAGGACAAACTCAACTCTGAGATGCATTAATGAATGGATGTCAGCGGTGGACACAAATGAGTTTacacctgaaaacacaactATGCCAGAATGTCCACATTATCagacactctctcacacacccGGGAAGATGCCTAAACACACAACCCCCCACACAGCTAGAACGAATACACACATCTAGGTCTACAGTTTCACAcactccttcacctcctccttaGCCTCCCAGAACTGAAAGGACCTAGACAGGGCTAGAAAGGGAACAGGCTGGATTACGCAATGGATTATGGATTGCAAAATTGTACGAACTGTGGATTTCCTGATTGTTAGCCTCTGGATTGTGCTTGACGGTGTGTTGATTGCTGCAGCTCAGCTTGTGAGGGAGTCAACCTTCTGCAGACTGGAGAGACGTTGacacgtttgtctgttttttttgttgttcttcagGCTCTTTTGctttctccacctcctcctcctcttcctcctcctcctctcctctctgtatTTGTGTGCTCTAGCAAAGCCTATTCTTATCCCTTGCCCACTGTTTTGTGTAACAAAACCCTCTGTGGTTGTCTACCAGCGGCACTGATGAGAAATGGGGCATTTATATAACTGGCTGTTTGTTTGATTTCAGATAAGCTATCCCACTTCAGTTTTTGTAACTTCTTGTTAAATGATGTTGATGATGGTAATTATGATGATGATCTCAACGTAAAATGATATCCGTGATGTGCAAGGATGAACTTGGGACCCTCCCCTTAACCCAAGTGCACCCGACGCCTCTGAGACGACCAACAACTGGGCTGCGTTCAGCGAGGTGAAGCATTTACAGTTCTGCTGAGAGAAGCAGAAGTTTCTAGATTATTACACCACGGCCTAACATGAGGACACACACTCATACCTGCTCCACACAGTGTTTCAGTGATTAGTGTCTTCTCTGCTGAAACAGACCCCGAGTACTCTGATTGTGGTTCCTGCTTCTGGTCTGGGGCTGTGTTGTGTGCTACTTTGACATTACTCAGATcaagcaaaaattaaaaaaacaaaaaataaataattacaacAATCAAGCAAAAAGATGCTGCATGTCAAACAGATTTAGCCTAGGTGTTTATaaattgactgactgactgacttgGCTGCCTTCTTAACCATTTAGACCCAGCTGTACAAAGGCTTCAGGGGCCCCAGGGCTCCTTGCAGCACGAGTAACCATAGATGACCGAGCTCTCCTACCTTTATTTGTGTCTTCGGACACTGAAGCATGTTTACCAGTGTTCGGTTCATACACTTACACGTACGTTTTGAATGAAGCCGTCCACGAATCAGTTTCTACTCAATGAAACTGAGAACCAAGAAGAATGGGGAatgtttctgattaatgttgtactctaaaagaaaaagaaaaaatcaaagGGCCTAAATGGTGTCTGTATATATCAgctgtttttgacatttatgattttatttttttttaaaacaccatAAACGGACTGAGGATTTGATCATCTGTATTGATGATCGCCTCCAGAGCTACAGCAGAGATGGTACTTTAATCTCTTCAGCCTTCCTCACTGATTACTTTGCTGATGTGcagaagcttttatttttagaaaacagcttattcttttatttgtccttttttttgggAATATCTGTCCGTCGTAATCCACGTCCTTCTCAAACTAATGTTGattcacatatttttgtgttaatgTATGTTGATGACAAAATTGTCTAATGGACAGTTATAAATAatgttaatatgtttttttctgaataaagaTTTCAACGAAATTGCATCCAATGAGCGTACAGTTGTGATTTTTATTGCAGTGTAACTATGTAGCTGGTATTACTGCCATGATGTTTATAGGAATCCTTTATAGCTTCAGTTAATGAGTCTATATGTCTTGTAGTCTGGGGCACCACCTAGTGTCACAATGCACATATTACATATGGAGATAGCAAATGTTCCTAAACTGTTTAATCTGGAACACTTGTGCAATTGAATTAACTAGTAATATTACTATAATAATATAACTTGCTAATAAATTTCCTGAATTAATtaccaaacatttgaaatgtttctctCTAGTTAAATTGACTTTCTGTACTTAAAAACACCATCACATCCTGCTATACTGATACTTTATGGCTAATTTATAGTTTGGATTTGATGGATGCATATTTTTACTCTTATACCAGTTTCTTCCTGAACTCAGACCTAATCCAAATTATAGCACCTCATTTCTAAGCTGCAGCACACTGACTcaataaaaatatgcatttaacATGTAGATCTATACATATACACGACTATAACTCTTGTACAATGTACACTGCACTTTAGTTTCACAATCTTTTAAAGccttatttatgtcattttcagtttttttaagaaTGCTTTTAATCATGTCTTGTGGAACGGCTActttacatttcatttcactGCCTATACTGCATGTGACGAATAAAAGCTCATtttacagcagacattttgacttgtcatagTCCGACACTGCTAATTACCAGCAACCTGAACCTGAAACTGCTGAACTGGCTTCTGAAAATAATCATGTTATGATTTAcaactgtgaagcactttgggctgttgtaaagggctatagaaataaactttgattgattgattgattgattgattgattgattgattgattgattgattgacatCTGTTCATTTATGAGTGAGACACGTCAAAATGCCTTCCACACAACCTAGAACAATAATATCTATTGCTTACATACGCAGGACTAAAAGTGTGCTTCAGACTTTATATTTAAAGCtagcaataaaaacagaaatcgAAATGGCAAGAAGCAAACATTTCATCAAATTTATAGGtcacaatatagaaaacagacGTGACATCCTAAAACACAGCATCACTCGGGAACTGCAAATGTTCAATATATTAAATCCCTGcacagcagagacagagacaaacaaggaaggagaaagaagagttAAACTTGGTTAACCtattctgtaataaataaaagctcTGATGTAGCTGGGCTTAAAAAGACATGATTTAGTCTATTCCCTCCCAAATTATTTCTTAACTCAGACAATTTCTTTACAAGGCACTTGAAAGTAACACAACCAGCTCGGACATGATTTACTGGACATgtgtaaaatgttaaatgattaATGGTTGACAGGAAGCCTTTATGAGTTGTGATAAGAATTACAACCTTAGTGTAAAAATGCAACGTTTTCTTCAATAATTGTAGGCTACACAATGACAGCACAGTTCAACAGGCACACTGTAAAATGTCAATACTGATGATTTTGGCCACAAAATATGACATGACATTGACCAACATACAGAAACTTTTGTGTGCAGCAGACATAGTGTTTGTACagtaaacaaatcaaaatgacTTCATTATGGGGCTCACTATGGTGAGCAAGCAAGCAGCTTACAGTAGATGAAATGTTTATAACAACCGCACAACCAGGTACAGCTGAGGAGGTTTACGTCACGTGTTTCTTAATGtagtgttaaaataaattgCCTGAAAACCTGATTAGTTTGTGCTTCTCCCATTTGAAAATTAGGTTTATTTCAATCATATATACACTCACATATTTTGGCTCAAAAGCTATaagactgcaaacacacaatgtCTGAGGATCTGTCCACTCTTCTGACAGTAAGTAACTTAGCAATATTGCAAATCTCTTAAATGCAGTTTTGCACAATTATCAGTGTTCTTAGGCTGAACATAGTATTATCACAATCACACATCTTGTCTCTCCCAGAGGTGTTTGCCACATTTCTTTCCCTCTATCCTTCCTCCTGTGTCACAGTCTCTGTTTCAGTCTCTGTCTCAGAGTGTTGCTCTAGCTGAGCGGTCAGGAAAGGGTTAAAGAAGAAGTCAAAACCAAACTGGAGGGCGTTCTGAGCTGTGCGCCTCCAGTCATGCTCGATCTTGTACTGCCTGCGGCTGGGAAGGCGGGCATCCATGCACGACATGCAGTGGATTGCTTTCAGTTCGAACACGGGCCATTTGGAGCCTAAACGTCCCTCCAGTATGGTGCTGAACTCCACCAGGCTGCCGGTGCTTAAGTGTAACAGCACAGACTTGAACTCATTGCTCGCCCGCAGAACTATGTCCTTAGTCGCGTCTTCGTCCTCCACGATTGTCCCgttcttggtcttcctttccagCGGCATCCCCAGCGTGACTTCAAATTTGTACCGGTCGAACCGTTTGATGTGGCATTCGTGCTTGGCCAGTTTTTTAAGTTTACAGAGGGGATCcactggaggaggagctggagcaggCAGAGGCTGAGGCTCAGCTGTGGCGTTCTTCACCTCATCACACAGAGGATACGGCTCACCATACAGGCACCGCATCCAGTTCCCCACAACCACAGGCAGCAGGTTGATAACCGACTGCGGTCCATTCTCAATGTCCGTCACACGAACGTACTTGAAGCGTCCTGTCCAGGTGACACGGTGTCCTTCGAGGTGAGAGCAGAGAATCTGGGTTTGGGCCATGTTGTACTCTTTCCAGGCCAGAGGGCCGCAGAGGTTGCTGTACTCAGGCCACGTCAGGGTGGAGTTATACACCTTCATGCCTTCAGATCTGTAGACGTACATCCAGCAAAAGAGCACCACGGCACTGAGCCACACCAGGATGAGCTTGACGATGCTGCTCCCCGACAAAGAGCGAAAAACCACGATGGGGTTGAGGCTGAAGCGGGTCCACAGCCTCAGCACTACTGGCACAAAGCAAATAGTCAGCGTGACCACCATCTTGGTCAGCTCCAAAGTGAGAAACCACTGCGCTAACTGGATGATGAGCATCGCAGCCAGGCCCAGTGAGAGTATTGGAAGGgcaaacaggaagaggaagtaGCCCACACAGGTGCGGATGAGTCCAATTGCAGAGGCGTTATTGAGGAACACCAGGCACAGCTCACACCAGGTGAAGCAAACCAAGTAGGGTACCAGGCACAGGTAGGTGCCCTTAAAGCCTCTCAGCTGGGCCATACGGAAGAGGAGATAGAAAAGGTGTCCATACAGCAGACATGGCATCCCCAGGTTTAATACCACGATATCTCCAAGAGGCACAGTGATGAAGGTCATCCCAAAGACCCTGAGGATCCAGAGAGAGTCTGGCAGGAAGTGAGTGAGGGAGCACGCCCCAGAGAGGACTTCTGTGAGGAGGGCTTTACGAGCGAAGAGCTGAGCGGAGGCATGAAGGCTGAGGAAGGCAGTGATGGTGAAGAAGAGAGCGACGGCTGCCAGCTCAGAGCAGGGAATCCAGGATTTATCAGCAACAGGGAAggagaaaaccacaaaaaccacAGAGAGCAGGAAATACCTGCAGAAATAAGACACAGgatgtacttagttactttcaTGGTATATACGCATTTCTCAACTTGATTGAATTTACTATTTTTGGTTTAACTGCTTcttttgaaaataataattcacCAATACACCTCTTTGACCTTTTTGAATGACCATATTTGGTCAATTTTCATgttaaataagttaaaatgaaaaaaaattattctttgCATCTCGAttgtaataaaattaaatcGTTTTTAAAATCAACCTAAACTAAGCAAAAACCCCATGACTGTATCTATGTGACAATAATAGCCGAAACCAATTTAGTAAAACCTGAACCAAACCCAGCTTTAAACGTACACAGAAAAGAGTGTAAACTGTAAAAGTGGAAGCTAAGAAAATGAGTGAATATGTAATGAAGGCAAACTGAGACGGACTCACAGATAAGGCTCCAAATGGGTCCATCC
This Amphiprion ocellaris isolate individual 3 ecotype Okinawa chromosome 13, ASM2253959v1, whole genome shotgun sequence DNA region includes the following protein-coding sequences:
- the wfs1b gene encoding wolframin isoform X2 produces the protein MEPSPTGNSSNLKFNPSSPTTRRPDPSSLSSSAAATTSTSERPKPKLTMLTPPTTPSSSPSTASPQTSPGLLSRSSSLFTPTASPLRQPIRSLSHVGRSQLNAASTENPPNGSSAAGAAATAPQPPRTPEPEPEEEVSLEDLEEKAKSGDAKAQTKMGRYFLALAEESDEELNNCTAVTWLIQAAKQGRKDAVRLLQQCLASRKGITLENFEEVKKLCTETRFERGVRKAALLMYWKLNPERKKAVAVSEMLENVEHVHAEPGKPVSPGPLNSSAKKQRRVLETMVTSEASSHVDLDDFVEMTKKYAQGIAPSPVMAAAGGDDDDDDDDVVVKNPDELPLHQKLLKFPLYALLEIKEHLIDWASRAGMQWLSALIPTHHVNALIFFFIISNLTIEFFIFLIPLLVFYLSFFSMVICTLRVFQNSKAWENFRALTDLLAHFEPGIDLEQAETNFGWTHLEPYLYFLLSVVFVVFSFPVADKSWIPCSELAAVALFFTITAFLSLHASAQLFARKALLTEVLSGACSLTHFLPDSLWILRVFGMTFITVPLGDIVVLNLGMPCLLYGHLFYLLFRMAQLRGFKGTYLCLVPYLVCFTWCELCLVFLNNASAIGLIRTCVGYFLFLFALPILSLGLAAMLIIQLAQWFLTLELTKMVVTLTICFVPVVLRLWTRFSLNPIVVFRSLSGSSIVKLILVWLSAVVLFCWMYVYRSEGMKVYNSTLTWPEYSNLCGPLAWKEYNMAQTQILCSHLEGHRVTWTGRFKYVRVTDIENGPQSVINLLPVVVGNWMRCLYGEPYPLCDEVKNATAEPQPLPAPAPPPVDPLCKLKKLAKHECHIKRFDRYKFEVTLGMPLERKTKNGTIVEDEDATKDIVLRASNEFKSVLLHLSTGSLVEFSTILEGRLGSKWPVFELKAIHCMSCMDARLPSRRQYKIEHDWRRTAQNALQFGFDFFFNPFLTAQLEQHSETETETETVTQEEG
- the wfs1b gene encoding wolframin isoform X1, encoding MEPSPTGNSSNLKFNPSSPTTRRPDPSSLSSSAAATTSTSERPKPKLTMLTPPTTPSSSPSTASPQTSPGLLSRSSSLFTPTASPLRQPIRSLSHVGRSQLNAASTENPPNGSSAAGAAATAPQPPRTPEPEEPEEEVSLEDLEEKAKSGDAKAQTKMGRYFLALAEESDEELNNCTAVTWLIQAAKQGRKDAVRLLQQCLASRKGITLENFEEVKKLCTETRFERGVRKAALLMYWKLNPERKKAVAVSEMLENVEHVHAEPGKPVSPGPLNSSAKKQRRVLETMVTSEASSHVDLDDFVEMTKKYAQGIAPSPVMAAAGGDDDDDDDDVVVKNPDELPLHQKLLKFPLYALLEIKEHLIDWASRAGMQWLSALIPTHHVNALIFFFIISNLTIEFFIFLIPLLVFYLSFFSMVICTLRVFQNSKAWENFRALTDLLAHFEPGIDLEQAETNFGWTHLEPYLYFLLSVVFVVFSFPVADKSWIPCSELAAVALFFTITAFLSLHASAQLFARKALLTEVLSGACSLTHFLPDSLWILRVFGMTFITVPLGDIVVLNLGMPCLLYGHLFYLLFRMAQLRGFKGTYLCLVPYLVCFTWCELCLVFLNNASAIGLIRTCVGYFLFLFALPILSLGLAAMLIIQLAQWFLTLELTKMVVTLTICFVPVVLRLWTRFSLNPIVVFRSLSGSSIVKLILVWLSAVVLFCWMYVYRSEGMKVYNSTLTWPEYSNLCGPLAWKEYNMAQTQILCSHLEGHRVTWTGRFKYVRVTDIENGPQSVINLLPVVVGNWMRCLYGEPYPLCDEVKNATAEPQPLPAPAPPPVDPLCKLKKLAKHECHIKRFDRYKFEVTLGMPLERKTKNGTIVEDEDATKDIVLRASNEFKSVLLHLSTGSLVEFSTILEGRLGSKWPVFELKAIHCMSCMDARLPSRRQYKIEHDWRRTAQNALQFGFDFFFNPFLTAQLEQHSETETETETVTQEEG